Proteins encoded within one genomic window of Terriglobus sp. TAA 43:
- a CDS encoding carboxymuconolactone decarboxylase family protein: MPHIQLPEGLQGIRSAMAFRPETAKPLNELVEVLLHAPNSLPQADRELIATYVSYLNDCYFCQTVHGSIAAACLDDDYDLVKRVKADFMSAEISEKLKTLLVIAARVQTGGKNVTSTNIAAARAQGATDVEIHDTILIAAAFCMYNRYVDGLDTWQPRDEALYLERGKKTAREGYVEMSKEYLPSVASSS, encoded by the coding sequence GTGCCACACATTCAACTCCCTGAAGGTCTACAAGGCATCCGAAGCGCCATGGCGTTTCGGCCTGAAACAGCAAAGCCTCTGAATGAACTGGTGGAGGTTTTGCTGCACGCGCCAAACTCCCTGCCACAGGCGGATCGCGAGTTGATTGCCACTTATGTCTCCTATCTGAATGACTGCTACTTCTGCCAGACGGTGCACGGGTCCATCGCGGCAGCGTGCCTGGACGACGACTACGATCTGGTAAAGCGCGTGAAGGCAGATTTTATGTCTGCAGAGATTTCAGAAAAGCTCAAGACACTCCTTGTCATCGCAGCCAGGGTGCAGACCGGCGGCAAAAACGTTACCTCCACCAACATTGCTGCCGCCCGTGCGCAAGGCGCTACCGACGTGGAGATCCACGACACAATACTTATCGCTGCGGCCTTTTGCATGTACAACCGATACGTCGACGGGCTGGACACGTGGCAACCTCGTGATGAGGCTCTTTACCTCGAACGCGGTAAGAAGACTGCACGTGAGGGATATGTGGAGATGAGCAAGGAGTATCTTCCTTCGGTGGCCAGTTCATCCTGA
- a CDS encoding glycoside hydrolase family 27 protein: MSIRVRMDRKFVCFAAGVLLTAAAAHAQGNLTGYWDLRVPNGDGTFRETFFELTQNGNTLTGKWYGRDPNGIPMQGSIEAGKVHLATVPPPPPPNAAPGGFGGRPTVYDGTLNGETITLTSTGFRGQTMTGDAVRSTREAAMPPAPLPLPALRDLPDNGLVRTPPMGWNSWNKFAGRVTEADVRAAADALVSTGMSKMGYIYVNIDDTWEGGRDANGNIQLNQKFHDMKALADYVHSKGLKLGIYSSPGPKNCAGYTGSFGHEAQDAKTYASWGIDYLKYDLCSARNIYKSTPEIHQALYQKMGEALQSTGRPIVFSLCQYGENDPWKWGYKAGGNLWRTTGDIRDQWESMDRIGFSQIDIATYNRPGRWNDPDMLEVGNGGMSADEYRTHMSLWSLLSAPLIAGNDLSNMTEETKSILMNGDVIAIDQDPAVHPVQRQAKQGSVEVLTRLMSDGSTIVGLFNRGNAPAPASLDWTALSTRPGFKVRDLWKHEPVNVSGATYQANVPVHGVVLLRVTP, from the coding sequence ATGAGCATTCGCGTCCGCATGGATCGTAAGTTTGTGTGTTTTGCCGCTGGAGTGCTGCTTACGGCTGCGGCTGCCCATGCACAGGGAAATCTGACCGGGTATTGGGATCTCCGCGTACCGAACGGGGATGGTACCTTTCGCGAAACCTTCTTCGAACTTACTCAGAACGGCAATACCCTGACGGGCAAGTGGTACGGCCGCGACCCAAATGGAATTCCCATGCAAGGCAGCATCGAGGCCGGCAAGGTTCACCTCGCTACCGTTCCCCCTCCTCCACCGCCCAATGCAGCTCCCGGCGGTTTTGGAGGGCGGCCCACGGTATACGACGGCACCCTGAATGGCGAAACCATCACGCTTACCTCCACCGGCTTTCGCGGCCAAACCATGACGGGCGATGCAGTGCGCAGCACGCGTGAGGCAGCCATGCCACCCGCGCCACTTCCGCTTCCCGCACTACGCGACCTGCCAGACAACGGCCTGGTGCGTACGCCGCCAATGGGATGGAACTCCTGGAACAAGTTCGCAGGTCGCGTTACAGAAGCAGATGTGCGTGCCGCTGCGGACGCACTTGTATCCACCGGTATGAGCAAGATGGGCTACATCTACGTGAACATTGATGACACGTGGGAGGGTGGCCGCGACGCCAACGGCAACATCCAGTTGAACCAGAAGTTTCACGACATGAAGGCGCTGGCTGACTATGTCCATTCCAAAGGTTTGAAGCTTGGAATCTACTCTTCGCCAGGACCCAAGAACTGTGCCGGATACACAGGCAGTTTTGGCCATGAAGCGCAGGACGCGAAGACATACGCGTCCTGGGGTATCGATTACCTAAAGTACGACCTTTGCAGCGCGCGCAATATCTACAAATCCACGCCCGAGATCCATCAGGCCCTCTATCAGAAAATGGGAGAGGCCCTTCAGAGTACTGGCCGTCCAATCGTCTTCAGCCTTTGCCAGTACGGCGAGAACGATCCGTGGAAGTGGGGTTATAAGGCCGGTGGAAACCTGTGGCGAACCACGGGGGACATTCGCGATCAGTGGGAATCCATGGACAGGATCGGCTTCTCGCAGATTGACATCGCAACCTACAACCGCCCGGGCCGCTGGAACGACCCTGACATGCTCGAAGTGGGTAATGGCGGCATGAGCGCTGACGAGTACCGCACGCACATGAGTCTGTGGTCACTGCTGTCCGCGCCGCTTATCGCAGGCAATGATCTGAGCAACATGACTGAAGAAACGAAATCGATTCTTATGAACGGAGATGTCATCGCCATCGATCAGGACCCCGCTGTCCATCCCGTACAACGACAGGCGAAGCAAGGAAGCGTAGAAGTACTCACCCGCTTGATGTCAGATGGATCGACCATCGTCGGCCTCTTCAACCGTGGCAACGCACCCGCACCCGCCAGCCTGGATTGGACTGCCCTCTCCACTCGCCCCGGATTCAAAGTGCGTGATCTCTGGAAACACGAACCAGTCAACGTAAGCGGCGCCACGTATCAGGCAAACGTGCCGGTCCACGGCGTGGTTCTCCTGCGGGTCACGCCATAA
- a CDS encoding acido-empty-quinoprotein group A — protein MTGLAMKFRNLPLFLLAVCMPLLAQTPVNQNNPHDTTKRDPREVRTAATQKAPSDAGAPSLADGDWPTYNGDLSGRRYSPLTKINTTNVRQLELAWTFRVNETSGGGRRISSTPLEVDGVLYFTVPSHVWAVDARTGVKLWQFDWKSKGGEAIGNRGVAVRGNTVYFETEDDYLVAIDRSTGQEKWHAEIGEAEANRAKFNFGSVPPTIVKNHVMVGVSGDDFDVPGFVEAHDPETGALQWRWYTHPNPGEPEAKSWPNDEAMLHGGGMTWVPGTYDPELNLYYFGTGNAQPVINGEARPGDNLYTGTICALNPDTGKLVWYFQPNPHDTHDWDAVQTPVLIDGVINGQKRKLLAQASRNGWFFVLDRTNGKALVSTPFAHQSWTLGLNSKGQPIPNLEKMPKPNGSLVSPNQSGAANWHPPSYDPQTGLFYVAASDAYSVYYVFDNNKKPEGWAGNDRGGYSRFALRALDYKTGKLKWEHPWIAGSARSGMLTTAGGLLFTGDTVSSFVAFNAATGAILWHAGLGNPVTNGPTTFVLDGQQYVTAAAGDTLYAFVLR, from the coding sequence ATGACCGGCCTCGCGATGAAGTTTCGTAACCTGCCACTGTTCCTGCTTGCCGTCTGCATGCCGCTTCTGGCGCAGACGCCCGTAAATCAGAACAATCCGCACGACACCACTAAGCGCGATCCTAGAGAAGTTCGCACCGCGGCAACGCAGAAGGCACCCTCGGATGCAGGCGCGCCCAGCCTTGCCGACGGAGATTGGCCAACCTATAACGGAGACCTGTCCGGCCGTCGTTACAGCCCTCTGACGAAGATCAACACGACCAACGTCAGGCAACTGGAGCTGGCATGGACCTTCCGCGTCAACGAGACGTCGGGCGGTGGCCGTCGCATTTCATCCACTCCGCTTGAGGTTGACGGCGTGTTGTACTTCACTGTTCCCAGCCATGTGTGGGCGGTGGATGCTCGCACCGGCGTCAAGCTCTGGCAGTTCGATTGGAAGAGCAAGGGCGGAGAGGCTATCGGCAACCGCGGTGTGGCCGTTCGTGGCAATACGGTCTACTTTGAGACGGAAGACGATTACCTCGTCGCGATTGACCGATCCACCGGCCAGGAGAAGTGGCATGCGGAGATCGGCGAGGCTGAAGCGAATCGCGCGAAGTTCAATTTCGGCAGTGTTCCGCCCACCATCGTTAAGAACCATGTGATGGTAGGTGTCTCCGGGGATGACTTTGATGTGCCCGGCTTTGTCGAAGCACACGATCCAGAGACGGGGGCACTGCAGTGGCGTTGGTATACGCATCCCAACCCTGGGGAGCCGGAGGCGAAAAGCTGGCCCAACGACGAAGCCATGTTGCACGGCGGTGGCATGACGTGGGTGCCCGGAACATACGATCCGGAGTTGAACCTCTACTACTTTGGAACAGGCAATGCGCAGCCCGTCATTAACGGTGAAGCACGGCCGGGGGACAACCTCTACACCGGCACCATATGTGCACTGAACCCGGATACAGGCAAGCTGGTGTGGTACTTCCAACCCAATCCTCACGACACGCATGACTGGGATGCCGTGCAGACGCCGGTGCTCATCGATGGCGTGATTAATGGCCAGAAGCGCAAGCTGTTGGCGCAGGCGAGCCGTAACGGTTGGTTCTTCGTACTGGATCGCACGAATGGCAAGGCGTTGGTCAGCACACCGTTCGCTCACCAGAGCTGGACGCTCGGTCTCAACAGCAAGGGCCAGCCCATCCCAAACCTAGAGAAGATGCCTAAGCCAAATGGCTCGTTGGTGTCGCCCAACCAGTCAGGCGCGGCGAACTGGCATCCGCCTTCTTACGATCCGCAGACCGGACTGTTCTACGTCGCCGCATCCGACGCCTATAGCGTGTACTACGTCTTCGACAACAACAAGAAGCCTGAAGGATGGGCGGGCAATGATCGAGGCGGCTACTCGAGATTTGCGTTGCGCGCGCTGGACTACAAGACGGGCAAGCTGAAATGGGAACACCCGTGGATTGCCGGTAGCGCACGTTCCGGCATGCTGACCACGGCGGGCGGCCTGCTGTTCACGGGCGACACCGTCTCAAGCTTCGTTGCGTTCAATGCCGCGACAGGTGCAATCCTGTGGCACGCGGGGCTGGGCAACCCGGTCACCAACGGCCCAACGACGTTCGTGCTTGATGGGCAGCAGTACGTTACGGCTGCAGCCGGTGACACCTTGTATGCCTTCGTGTTGCGATAG
- a CDS encoding c-type cytochrome — translation MRFILGFALSICAAASAQFPKAVVDPVSAERGAKLFSSNCARCHGDDARGTPAGPDMIRSEAVLRDRREALHGRDLGPLLRTIPQHNFKFSDKENADLSQFLTLSINKILRSGYNDQPTNLLSGDAKAGEAYFNGAGGCSKCHSPTGNLAGVGKKYTTAALQQKFLFPGSGIRGATKLLVTVKLHNGKTYSGDVVRIDDFNVTLRSADGVSHTFSRTPGTVVTVVHPFAAHEALLDQYTDADIHNLTAYLDTLK, via the coding sequence TTGCGGTTCATTTTAGGTTTCGCCCTGTCGATATGCGCTGCTGCGTCGGCGCAGTTTCCCAAGGCGGTGGTCGATCCTGTATCGGCGGAGCGCGGTGCAAAACTGTTCAGCAGCAACTGTGCGCGGTGCCACGGTGACGATGCCCGCGGTACGCCAGCAGGTCCGGACATGATCCGTTCTGAAGCCGTCCTGCGCGATCGCCGTGAGGCACTGCACGGTCGCGACCTTGGGCCTTTGCTCCGAACGATTCCGCAGCACAATTTCAAGTTCAGCGACAAGGAGAATGCGGACCTGTCGCAGTTTTTGACTCTTTCCATCAACAAGATTCTGCGCAGCGGCTACAACGACCAGCCCACGAATCTGTTGAGCGGCGACGCGAAAGCCGGCGAAGCATACTTCAACGGCGCAGGCGGATGCAGCAAGTGTCACTCGCCCACGGGAAATCTGGCGGGAGTGGGTAAGAAGTACACCACTGCGGCGTTACAGCAGAAGTTCCTGTTTCCCGGTAGCGGCATTCGCGGCGCTACCAAGTTGCTGGTCACCGTGAAGTTGCACAATGGCAAAACGTATAGCGGAGATGTGGTTCGTATTGACGACTTCAACGTGACGCTGCGAAGCGCCGACGGGGTTTCGCATACCTTCAGCCGCACGCCCGGAACAGTCGTTACCGTGGTTCATCCGTTTGCGGCGCACGAGGCCCTGCTCGATCAATACACCGATGCCGACATCCACAACCTGACTGCTTATCTGGACACGCTAAAATGA